One window of the Thalassoroseus pseudoceratinae genome contains the following:
- a CDS encoding glucuronate isomerase, translated as MSVQLAKNILTELESLVLIDPHTHINPHAPASETLADIMGYHYYTELAHSAGLPKSQIEEPGLDPKEKVGRLVEKLGDLDNTIQVSWLVEMCQEFFGFEGERITTDNWEKLYDTATAKMAEPDWEDQVLKHSKLEQVYLTNEFDDPLEGFDSNRYVPCLRTDDLVFHLAKPTVRERLSKATGVELSDCSALVKAIGQLFEHFTSRGARACAISIPPTFSPAAVDSSTMEPILQAMQSGRELTSDEQVISSQFVFWTLAQFCSEHKLPFDLMIGVNRRVYEDGVFQGQDLYDSRVSLIQYRDLLNAFPDVTFPISVLAATSNQELVSYAWIFPNVVTNGHWWYSNIPVHIEQDTKARLQAVPQTKQIGYYSDMYKLEFALPKFAMYRRVLAKVLADDFVVARGWSEERAIALGQLVLRGNPERIFARP; from the coding sequence ATGTCGGTTCAGCTTGCAAAAAACATCCTCACGGAACTCGAATCTCTGGTTCTGATCGATCCGCACACGCACATCAACCCTCATGCACCGGCGTCGGAAACGCTGGCAGATATCATGGGGTATCACTATTACACGGAACTGGCGCACTCGGCGGGATTGCCGAAATCGCAGATTGAAGAACCCGGCTTGGACCCGAAAGAGAAAGTCGGCCGGTTAGTCGAGAAACTCGGCGACTTGGACAACACAATCCAAGTCAGTTGGCTGGTGGAAATGTGCCAAGAGTTCTTCGGTTTCGAAGGTGAACGCATCACGACCGATAACTGGGAAAAACTTTACGACACCGCCACCGCAAAAATGGCCGAGCCGGATTGGGAAGACCAAGTCCTCAAGCACAGCAAGTTGGAGCAGGTCTATCTCACCAACGAATTCGACGACCCGTTGGAAGGTTTCGATTCCAACCGGTACGTGCCCTGTCTGCGGACCGACGATTTGGTGTTCCATTTGGCCAAGCCCACCGTCCGTGAACGGCTTTCCAAAGCGACCGGTGTGGAACTCAGCGATTGCAGTGCGTTGGTGAAAGCCATCGGCCAACTGTTCGAGCATTTCACGTCGCGTGGTGCTCGGGCATGTGCGATTTCCATTCCGCCAACGTTCTCGCCGGCCGCCGTTGACTCCTCAACGATGGAACCAATCCTGCAGGCCATGCAATCCGGTCGCGAGCTCACCAGCGACGAACAAGTGATTTCCAGCCAATTCGTCTTCTGGACCCTGGCCCAATTCTGCTCGGAACATAAGCTGCCATTCGATTTGATGATCGGAGTCAATCGCCGAGTCTACGAAGACGGCGTGTTCCAAGGTCAGGATTTGTACGATTCCCGTGTCTCGCTGATTCAATATCGCGACTTGCTCAACGCATTCCCGGATGTCACGTTCCCGATTTCGGTGTTGGCTGCGACGAGCAATCAAGAACTCGTCAGTTACGCCTGGATTTTCCCGAACGTGGTGACGAACGGGCACTGGTGGTACTCGAATATTCCGGTACATATCGAGCAAGACACGAAGGCCCGATTGCAAGCGGTCCCGCAGACGAAGCAAATCGGCTACTACAGCGATATGTATAAACTGGAGTTCGCCTTGCCGAAATTTGCCATGTACCGCCGGGTCTTGGCGAAGGTTCTGGCGGACGATTTCGTGGTGGCTCGCGGCTGGAGTGAGGAACGGGCGATTGCATTGGGCCAACTGGTTCTGCGAGGAAACCCCGAACGGATTTTCGCTCGGCCATAA
- a CDS encoding WD40 domain-containing protein — MRKNFGITAIIVVNLMTTIAFAADDKKDAKAGPIKPAAVNLGRPVDYERDVYPMLESNCIACHNVAIDEGKLNLEEVELMIKGGKSGAALVPKEPDKSLVYKLAARGQKPAMPPLPNEMDAHALTPDELGILRQWIIEGATGGSGDDVKMVNWQPLPSDVQSLYAISLSPWARFAAAGRANQIHVYDLGTGREVANLKDPHLQSLQFNGQAMYPKGAAHRDFVHSLAFSPDGRTLASGGYRVVKLWQRPEDLTTSKIEGLGSVIATVVSPNGQLAAFASADNSVKLVNLADGKTTHTLTGATGPVNGLSFSQDGSLLVGGSADKIVRAWKTADGALAWQRETPAAIHDVLVTKDGGQILTAHADNLVRLWPAGAVPTGDDVKPEEANKPVREFKGHGKPVTSLAWLPNATQFVSGSDDNTFRQWDLNNGRQIRSFNHGSPVRDVAVRPDGKFFAAVGQNGQAKLYDANGKAIATMEGNLAAQHAVTEATEAKAVIDSQVKFADAALKAAEKNLTDREAAVKSAKEAQTKAVEALKDPQKKFTDAETKLKAAKDELAKKADDAKLQKKVADAQKEFDRQQAELKKATDAKTAADRSVKLAEKAIPKAKERVETEKTELDEKKKQQTAATTQEADAKKAEQAARKPFQSVAFSADGKLLATAGEDQAIHLWNSENGNALESLAGHSGAVSSLRFLDADRLLSVSADQTARVWDTTPEWKLIATLGGNADEPTDVTASPISDRVLSLDFSHDGKKLAAGSGEPSRSGGIVIWDLEKQSVAKSIEDAHSDTVLGLEFNRDGSQIVSGGADKFVKVFNVEDGQFVRSFEGHTHHVMDVSWRADGQRLASAGADNVIKVWNVETGEQVTTITGHGKQVTSLQFVGTSDNVITGGGDKSVRLYTASNRRQVRSFGGATDYVYSVAASRDGKLFVAGGEDGVLRVWNDKGQAVLTFAPPEPATDPKTQAAK, encoded by the coding sequence ATGCGGAAGAATTTTGGAATTACGGCGATCATCGTTGTCAACTTGATGACAACGATCGCCTTCGCAGCGGACGACAAGAAAGACGCCAAGGCAGGACCGATCAAACCGGCTGCCGTGAATCTGGGGCGGCCGGTCGATTACGAACGCGACGTCTATCCGATGTTGGAATCAAACTGCATCGCGTGTCACAATGTTGCCATTGACGAGGGAAAACTCAACCTCGAAGAAGTCGAGTTGATGATCAAAGGCGGCAAAAGTGGCGCCGCGTTGGTCCCGAAAGAGCCCGATAAAAGTTTGGTCTACAAACTCGCCGCTCGCGGACAAAAACCGGCGATGCCTCCGCTGCCGAATGAGATGGATGCCCACGCCCTCACGCCGGACGAACTCGGCATTCTTCGGCAATGGATTATTGAAGGTGCAACCGGCGGGTCGGGCGATGACGTGAAGATGGTCAACTGGCAACCATTACCATCGGACGTGCAATCGCTGTATGCCATTTCCCTTTCGCCATGGGCGCGGTTTGCCGCCGCGGGACGGGCGAATCAGATTCACGTTTACGACTTGGGCACCGGTCGCGAAGTTGCCAACCTCAAAGACCCGCACTTGCAATCCCTGCAATTCAACGGTCAGGCGATGTACCCCAAAGGGGCGGCTCACCGAGATTTCGTGCATTCGTTGGCATTCAGTCCGGATGGTCGCACATTGGCATCCGGTGGTTATCGCGTGGTCAAACTTTGGCAACGTCCGGAAGATTTGACGACGTCCAAGATCGAAGGTCTCGGGTCGGTCATCGCCACCGTTGTGAGTCCAAACGGGCAACTCGCAGCGTTTGCGTCCGCAGACAATTCTGTCAAACTCGTCAACTTGGCCGATGGCAAAACCACCCACACGTTAACCGGTGCAACCGGACCGGTGAATGGTTTGAGCTTCTCGCAAGACGGTTCCCTGTTGGTGGGGGGATCGGCGGACAAAATCGTGCGGGCCTGGAAAACCGCCGACGGAGCCCTCGCCTGGCAACGCGAAACGCCAGCAGCCATCCATGATGTCTTGGTCACTAAAGACGGCGGACAGATTCTCACCGCACACGCGGACAACCTGGTTCGTCTTTGGCCCGCCGGAGCCGTTCCCACGGGTGACGATGTCAAACCGGAAGAAGCCAACAAGCCGGTCCGCGAATTCAAAGGTCATGGCAAACCGGTGACTTCTCTGGCTTGGCTACCGAATGCCACGCAGTTTGTCTCCGGCAGCGACGACAACACGTTCCGCCAATGGGATCTGAACAACGGACGACAAATCCGGTCCTTCAATCACGGGTCTCCCGTGCGAGATGTTGCCGTGCGACCGGACGGAAAATTCTTCGCGGCAGTCGGTCAGAACGGCCAAGCGAAACTGTATGACGCCAATGGCAAAGCCATCGCCACGATGGAAGGCAATCTCGCGGCTCAACATGCCGTCACTGAAGCCACCGAAGCGAAAGCGGTCATCGACAGCCAAGTCAAGTTTGCCGATGCGGCTTTGAAAGCGGCCGAAAAGAACCTGACCGACCGCGAAGCCGCCGTGAAATCTGCCAAAGAAGCCCAAACCAAAGCGGTCGAGGCTTTGAAGGATCCGCAGAAGAAGTTCACCGATGCCGAAACCAAGTTGAAAGCGGCGAAAGACGAGTTGGCCAAGAAAGCTGACGACGCCAAATTGCAGAAGAAAGTCGCTGATGCTCAGAAGGAATTCGACAGACAACAAGCGGAACTGAAGAAAGCCACCGACGCCAAAACCGCGGCGGATCGCTCCGTGAAGCTGGCGGAAAAAGCCATTCCGAAAGCCAAAGAACGCGTTGAGACCGAAAAAACCGAACTCGACGAGAAGAAGAAGCAACAGACGGCCGCGACCACGCAGGAAGCCGACGCCAAGAAAGCCGAGCAAGCCGCTCGCAAGCCGTTCCAAAGCGTCGCTTTTTCCGCCGACGGCAAACTCCTGGCAACCGCGGGTGAAGACCAAGCGATCCACTTGTGGAATTCCGAGAACGGGAACGCATTGGAATCGCTCGCCGGTCATTCGGGTGCTGTTTCGTCGTTGAGGTTCCTCGATGCAGATCGTCTGCTATCCGTCTCGGCCGACCAAACCGCAAGGGTCTGGGACACCACGCCTGAGTGGAAATTGATCGCCACCTTGGGTGGCAACGCGGACGAACCAACCGATGTCACGGCGTCGCCAATTTCGGATCGCGTTCTCAGTTTAGACTTCAGCCACGATGGGAAAAAACTCGCTGCTGGGTCTGGTGAACCGTCCCGCAGTGGTGGAATTGTCATCTGGGATCTCGAGAAGCAAAGCGTTGCGAAATCCATTGAAGACGCCCACAGCGACACGGTTTTGGGATTGGAATTCAACCGCGATGGCAGCCAAATCGTATCTGGTGGAGCGGACAAATTCGTCAAGGTCTTTAACGTCGAAGATGGTCAGTTCGTGCGGTCGTTTGAAGGCCACACGCACCATGTGATGGATGTGAGTTGGCGAGCCGACGGCCAACGTCTTGCGTCCGCCGGTGCTGACAACGTCATCAAAGTCTGGAATGTCGAAACCGGCGAACAGGTCACGACGATCACCGGGCATGGCAAACAAGTCACGTCGTTGCAGTTCGTCGGCACGAGCGACAACGTCATCACGGGCGGCGGGGACAAATCCGTTCGACTCTACACGGCTTCGAATCGTCGTCAGGTCCGGAGTTTCGGCGGGGCGACGGACTACGTGTACTCGGTGGCTGCATCTCGTGACGGCAAACTGTTCGTCGCGGGCGGGGAAGACGGAGTGCTACGGGTTTGGAACGACAAAGGACAAGCCGTGCTGACCTTCGCACCCCCGGAACCCGCAACCGATCCCAAAACCCAGGCTGCGAAATAG